From the Paenibacillus sp. MMS20-IR301 genome, the window TTTCCGCAAACTCCTTAGCCGCAGCATCCTCCCAGATACTGTTCAGGGTCGTAGCCGTTGTCATGATTTTTTTCATTAAAGTGTCGTATTCCTGCTTTTGTTTCAAAACATTTTTTGCCTGTGTTGCCAAACCATCGTAGCTGACCGTTACTTTGTCTGCCATTATAAATCACTCCTTAACACTCATATTTTTATATAAAAATGA encodes:
- a CDS encoding WXG100 family type VII secretion target; this translates as MADKVTVSYDGLATQAKNVLKQKQEYDTLMKKIMTTATTLNSIWEDAAAKEFAEKVKGMQKTFDAFGQALENIGTHMQNVSNSYETLSKEIKAAQNKSF